A DNA window from Pogona vitticeps strain Pit_001003342236 chromosome 2, PviZW2.1, whole genome shotgun sequence contains the following coding sequences:
- the RPP25L gene encoding ribonuclease P protein subunit p25-like protein, which translates to MENYQKSKTVEKPCPLPFAHLPSDIIEMKVKDGSKIRNLMGYAIGKMESEATRQVLFSGVGKAISKTITCVEIMKRRLKNLHQITRVFFRQTEEIWEPIVPEAGLDPLTVKRNVPAICVLLSKDPLDPQEPGYQAPGSFDAFWLETLKSEPQSQAKRKQGGGRGAGRAGKHHRSVGREEAYKKS; encoded by the coding sequence ATGGAGAACTATCAGAAGTCGAAAACGGTGGAGAAGCCCTGCCCTCTCCCTTTCGCCCATTTGCCCTCCGACATCATTGAAATGAAAGTGAAGGATGGCAGCAAGATCCGGAACCTGATGGGCTACGCCATTGGCAAGATGGAGTCGGAGGCCACGAGGCAGGTCCTCTTCAGTGGTGTGGGCAAAGCGATTAGCAAGACCATCACTTGTGTGGAGATCATGAAGCGGAGGCTCAAGAACCTTCACCAGATCACCAGAGTTTTCTTCAGGCAAACGGAGGAGATCTGGGAGCCGATTGTGCCGGAGGCTGGCCTCGATCCGTTGACAGTGAAGCGAAATGTCCCTGCCATTTGCGTCTTGCTGAGCAAAGATCCCCTCGACCCTCAGGAGCCGGGATATCAAGCCCCCGGGTCTTTTGATGCCTTCTGGTTGGAAACGCTCAAATCGGAGCCCCAGAGCCAGGCGAAGCGGAagcaggggggagggagaggagcggGCCGTGCTGGGAAGCATCATCGTTCGGTGGGGCGGGAGGAGGCGTACAAGAAGTCCTGA